A window of the Nitrosopumilus ureiphilus genome harbors these coding sequences:
- a CDS encoding CopD family protein — MSALEQAILTWIHLVSAAIWVGGSLFIGIVFSPLLKTMTNSIEERMQIMIRVGRRFNKIAVPSLIILMATGLYSSHMLLGKPELLVATSYGTFLIIKIILVIALIIIYAIHVRVIRKDIEEKIMSNQMPEPQIQKLRKKIIILGEITVMLSVAILFFASLLDAGV, encoded by the coding sequence ATGTCTGCACTAGAACAAGCAATTCTAACATGGATTCATCTTGTTTCAGCTGCAATATGGGTGGGTGGTTCACTTTTCATTGGAATTGTATTTTCTCCACTTCTAAAAACCATGACTAATTCAATCGAAGAAAGAATGCAAATTATGATTCGTGTTGGAAGACGATTTAACAAAATTGCTGTTCCATCATTAATTATTTTGATGGCTACAGGATTATACAGTTCACATATGTTACTTGGTAAACCTGAACTACTTGTCGCAACAAGCTATGGAACATTTCTTATTATCAAAATCATTCTTGTTATTGCATTAATTATTATATATGCAATACACGTAAGGGTAATTCGTAAAGACATTGAAGAAAAAATAATGTCAAACCAAATGCCAGAACCTCAAATTCAAAAATTAAGAAAAAAAATTATCATTCTTGGAGAAATTACAGTAATGTTGTCTGTAGCAATTTTATTTTTTGCATCTTTACTTGACGCTGGAGTTTGA
- the bluB gene encoding 5,6-dimethylbenzimidazole synthase — protein sequence MTDDFTDDEKRGFYKAIYSRRDVRSHFTSRSIEDEILSKILHAAHHAPSVGFSQPWNFILIKDDQTKKKIKESFQEEKKRSSQLIEEPKRSKYLSFKLEGISESPVNLCVTYDPTKFGPFVIGRSSIPEAGLYSVCCAIQNLWLSARTEGVGLGWVSILSNETLKKVLELPEHVIPVAYLCLGYVDDFAEKPDLETAGWLPRLELKDVVYFEKWNDKENKDWMNIQKMIKENLDYA from the coding sequence TTGACAGATGATTTTACTGATGACGAAAAACGAGGCTTCTATAAGGCAATTTATTCAAGAAGAGACGTTAGATCTCATTTTACCTCAAGATCCATAGAGGATGAGATTTTGTCAAAAATTCTTCATGCTGCACATCATGCTCCATCCGTAGGATTTTCACAACCGTGGAATTTTATTTTAATTAAAGATGATCAAACAAAAAAGAAGATAAAAGAATCTTTTCAGGAAGAAAAGAAACGTTCATCACAACTAATTGAAGAGCCAAAAAGATCAAAGTATCTTTCATTCAAGTTAGAAGGAATTTCAGAATCTCCAGTAAATTTGTGTGTAACATATGATCCTACAAAATTTGGTCCATTTGTAATTGGTAGATCAAGTATTCCTGAAGCAGGTCTTTACAGTGTGTGTTGTGCGATCCAAAATTTATGGTTATCAGCAAGAACGGAAGGTGTAGGTCTTGGATGGGTAAGCATTCTATCAAATGAAACTCTAAAAAAGGTTCTAGAATTACCTGAGCATGTAATTCCTGTTGCATACTTGTGTTTAGGATATGTTGATGATTTTGCAGAAAAACCAGATCTTGAAACTGCAGGTTGGTTACCAAGACTTGAATTAAAAGATGTTGTATATTTTGAAAAGTGGAATGATAAAGAAAACAAAGATTGGATGAACATTCAGAAAATGATCAAAGAAAATCTTGATTACGCTTAA
- a CDS encoding NADPH-dependent FMN reductase, whose protein sequence is MKVVVISGSPRKNANTQIIMKYVYDYAKSKNQDTKLINLSEDQIECYRGPDEKYNESTKTAANDIMDADVWLIGSPIYNSFFSSSLKNLFEYINYKKTAGKVAGIAILASGNIGFVNVQTLITQLLSYFRVITNPKAVFLTTESVKENTVSDTDAQNRLKEMVDETLEMASKFR, encoded by the coding sequence ATGAAAGTTGTAGTGATTTCTGGCAGTCCAAGAAAAAATGCCAATACCCAAATTATTATGAAATATGTTTACGATTATGCAAAATCAAAAAATCAAGATACAAAATTAATTAATCTATCAGAAGATCAAATCGAATGCTATAGAGGACCTGATGAGAAATATAATGAATCTACAAAGACTGCGGCAAATGACATAATGGATGCAGATGTATGGCTGATTGGCTCACCAATTTATAATTCATTTTTTAGTTCATCATTAAAAAATTTGTTTGAGTACATCAATTATAAAAAAACTGCTGGAAAGGTTGCAGGAATAGCAATTTTGGCTTCTGGAAATATTGGTTTTGTTAATGTACAGACGTTAATCACTCAGTTATTATCATATTTTAGAGTAATAACAAATCCAAAGGCCGTGTTTTTGACCACAGAATCTGTTAAGGAAAACACTGTATCAGATACTGATGCACAAAATAGACTAAAAGAAATGGTAGATGAAACTTTAGAGATGGCCTCTAAATTTCGTTAA
- a CDS encoding peptidylprolyl isomerase: MSTVNIETNLGNITFKLLPELAPETVRNFEKLAKDGFYVGTLFHRVIPGFMIQGGDPNTKTDNKGSWGMGGPGYNIKAEFNSRSHLRGIVSMARSQDPDSAGSQFFIVITDSVFLDRQYTVFGEVIDGMDVADKIVNLQRDGNDCPLEKAQMLHVTVE, from the coding sequence TTGAGTACAGTAAATATTGAAACCAATCTTGGAAATATCACATTTAAACTTCTACCTGAATTAGCACCTGAAACAGTTAGAAATTTTGAAAAATTGGCTAAAGATGGATTCTATGTTGGTACTCTTTTCCACAGAGTTATTCCTGGATTCATGATTCAAGGAGGAGATCCGAATACAAAAACAGATAACAAAGGTTCATGGGGAATGGGAGGACCTGGATACAACATCAAGGCTGAATTTAATTCAAGATCTCATTTGCGAGGCATAGTTTCTATGGCTAGATCACAAGATCCTGATAGTGCAGGTTCTCAATTTTTCATAGTCATTACAGATAGTGTATTCTTAGATAGACAATATACTGTATTTGGAGAAGTAATAGATGGTATGGATGTTGCAGATAAAATTGTAAATCTTCAAAGAGACGGTAATGATTGTCCTTTGGAAAAAGCACAAATGCTTCATGTAACAGTGGAATAA
- a CDS encoding PfkB family carbohydrate kinase: protein MLTVFGSTALDTIRTPKKTLKNVLGGAATFAAISASNFVNTGLIAVVGKDFPKEHHKILSKHLDLQGLTIKDGKTFRYDGSYDDTLSTRSTLKTELNVLADFKPTVPEDYRKSQFVYLANNDPEQNTSLIKEFDNVKFSMCDTIDFWISTKRDAVIKMIKAVDAVVINDEEAKLLTKEFNLIKCAKKMMKWGARYVIIKKGEHGSLMFYDDVIFPTAGFSLEDVVDPTGAGDSFAGAMIGYLANKKSINMSEIKKAVVYGNVLGSFAVEKYGLDGLLKIKNGDIVKRVKIYEKMIRF from the coding sequence ATGCTTACTGTTTTTGGTTCTACAGCATTAGATACAATTAGAACTCCAAAAAAAACATTAAAGAATGTTTTAGGGGGAGCAGCAACTTTTGCTGCAATCTCAGCAAGTAATTTTGTAAATACAGGATTAATTGCAGTAGTTGGCAAAGATTTTCCAAAAGAACATCATAAAATTTTATCAAAACATTTGGATTTACAAGGATTGACTATCAAAGATGGTAAAACATTTCGTTATGATGGGAGTTATGATGATACACTAAGTACTCGATCGACTTTAAAAACTGAATTAAATGTATTAGCTGATTTTAAACCAACTGTACCAGAAGATTACAGAAAATCTCAATTTGTATATCTTGCAAATAATGATCCTGAACAAAATACATCATTAATCAAAGAATTTGATAATGTAAAATTTTCTATGTGTGATACAATAGATTTCTGGATTTCTACCAAACGCGATGCAGTAATTAAGATGATAAAAGCTGTTGATGCAGTTGTGATAAATGATGAGGAGGCCAAACTCCTTACAAAAGAATTCAACTTGATAAAATGTGCAAAAAAAATGATGAAATGGGGAGCAAGATATGTAATTATCAAAAAAGGTGAGCACGGTTCTCTAATGTTTTATGATGATGTAATTTTTCCTACAGCGGGTTTTTCGTTAGAAGATGTAGTAGATCCTACAGGTGCAGGAGACTCTTTTGCAGGAGCCATGATAGGTTATCTTGCAAACAAAAAATCAATCAATATGTCTGAAATAAAAAAAGCGGTGGTTTATGGAAATGTATTAGGATCTTTTGCAGTTGAAAAGTATGGTTTAGATGGATTGCTCAAGATCAAAAATGGGGATATTGTAAAACGGGTTAAAATTTATGAAAAAATGATCCGTTTCTAA
- a CDS encoding dUTPase, which translates to MSEDRLDAIFKLQEGLSKMMNLDRYPKDSEGRVSALCTAIMHEAVELQRTTNWKWWKTPTKFNEAEAREELIDIWHFVVQASLELNLTPDDIVEEYKKKNEINRERQKNGY; encoded by the coding sequence ATGTCTGAAGATAGATTAGATGCAATATTCAAACTTCAGGAAGGTCTATCCAAAATGATGAATTTAGATAGATATCCAAAAGATTCAGAAGGAAGAGTTTCTGCATTGTGTACTGCAATAATGCATGAAGCAGTAGAATTGCAAAGGACTACAAATTGGAAATGGTGGAAAACGCCAACAAAATTTAATGAAGCTGAAGCAAGAGAAGAATTAATTGACATATGGCATTTTGTTGTTCAAGCATCACTTGAACTTAATCTTACACCAGACGATATTGTAGAAGAATACAAAAAGAAAAATGAAATCAACAGAGAAAGACAGAAAAACGGATATTAG
- a CDS encoding tetrahydromethanopterin S-methyltransferase subunit A, whose translation MNVLAEAIGEICKAVLPIPEEYFKGNPNSSIAICTLSSMDLLKKFSNSEILNDISIVGRLLSENKGIDSVIEYVHNNQKINTIVVCGKEVCGHKAGHSLFQLHKNGIDKNSRIINSSSPDPYLTVSEFKIKYFQNNVNLVNLINEIDYERILSKINFS comes from the coding sequence ATGAATGTATTAGCAGAGGCCATTGGAGAAATCTGTAAGGCTGTTTTACCTATACCTGAAGAGTATTTCAAGGGAAATCCAAATTCGTCAATAGCAATTTGTACTCTTTCAAGTATGGATTTACTCAAAAAATTCTCCAATTCTGAAATTCTCAATGACATTTCTATAGTAGGACGACTGTTATCTGAAAATAAAGGAATTGATTCTGTTATTGAATATGTACACAATAATCAAAAAATTAACACAATCGTAGTTTGTGGAAAAGAAGTTTGTGGTCATAAAGCTGGACACTCGTTATTTCAATTACATAAAAATGGCATTGATAAAAACAGTAGGATAATTAATTCGTCTAGTCCTGATCCATATCTTACAGTTTCTGAATTTAAGATAAAATATTTTCAAAATAATGTAAATCTTGTAAATTTGATTAATGAAATTGATTATGAAAGAATTCTATCTAAAATCAACTTTTCCTAA
- a CDS encoding DegT/DnrJ/EryC1/StrS family aminotransferase, whose amino-acid sequence MKIAINIPIIGKEEISAVTNILKNGALTSSASQGGKHVQEFERAAASFVKSKYAIAVNSGTAALQAALYALDIKKGDEILVPSFTFVATANAVVSIGAKPVFVDILKENYTIDPDDLEKKINKKTCAIIPVHLYGNAAHVERLSEISKKHNIPIIEDSAQSLGTTYKGKHTGTFFEMGCYSMYPAKVMTAGEGGFIVTNNKKLRDKLLMIRNHGMVHGYDTRMFGLNLRLPEINAAIATVQMKKLPNFLKSRKKNAELLSKLISDLDVILPKQRKNENVNWYLYTIATQERDKILKKLNEKGIGAASYYPIPVHKTPFYKLKTKLPTTDWAASHVISLPVHPGVTKKNIEFIAKTLHEIL is encoded by the coding sequence TTGAAGATTGCAATTAACATCCCTATTATAGGCAAAGAAGAGATATCTGCAGTTACCAATATTCTAAAAAATGGCGCTTTAACCTCATCTGCTAGTCAAGGTGGAAAACATGTACAAGAGTTTGAAAGAGCTGCTGCTTCTTTTGTAAAATCAAAATATGCTATTGCAGTAAATTCAGGTACTGCTGCTCTCCAGGCTGCTCTATATGCATTAGATATTAAAAAAGGAGATGAAATTTTAGTTCCATCATTTACTTTTGTTGCAACTGCAAATGCTGTTGTTTCAATTGGAGCTAAACCAGTTTTTGTTGATATTCTCAAAGAAAATTATACTATTGATCCTGATGATTTAGAAAAAAAGATTAACAAAAAAACTTGTGCTATTATCCCTGTTCATCTTTATGGAAATGCAGCACATGTTGAAAGACTTTCTGAAATTTCTAAAAAACATAATATTCCTATCATTGAGGATTCTGCACAATCATTAGGAACAACCTACAAAGGAAAACATACAGGTACTTTCTTTGAAATGGGTTGCTATAGCATGTATCCTGCAAAGGTAATGACTGCTGGTGAAGGTGGATTTATTGTAACTAATAATAAAAAACTCCGAGATAAATTATTGATGATTAGAAATCATGGCATGGTTCACGGATATGATACTAGAATGTTTGGTCTAAATTTACGATTACCTGAAATAAATGCTGCAATTGCAACTGTTCAAATGAAAAAACTTCCAAACTTTTTAAAATCTAGAAAAAAAAATGCAGAGCTATTATCTAAATTAATCTCTGATCTTGATGTTATACTTCCAAAACAAAGAAAAAATGAAAATGTAAATTGGTATCTCTATACAATTGCAACACAAGAACGTGATAAAATTTTAAAAAAACTCAATGAAAAAGGAATTGGTGCTGCATCTTACTATCCAATACCAGTTCACAAAACACCATTTTACAAACTAAAAACTAAACTTCCTACTACTGATTGGGCAGCTTCTCATGTAATTTCTTTGCCAGTTCATCCAGGTGTAACTAAAAAAAATATTGAATTTATTGCAAAAACCCTGCATGAAATACTATGA
- a CDS encoding C2H2-type zinc finger protein: MGLFGSSSNELKCKKCGTVLSDSERLKKHQEKAHNKKKEKCRVCGTEFDTQEDLRKHKKNCK; this comes from the coding sequence ATGGGATTATTTGGTTCTAGTAGTAATGAATTAAAATGTAAAAAATGTGGGACAGTTCTTTCTGATTCTGAAAGATTAAAGAAACATCAAGAAAAGGCTCATAATAAGAAAAAAGAAAAGTGTAGAGTATGTGGAACTGAATTTGATACTCAAGAGGATTTGAGAAAACACAAAAAGAATTGCAAGTAA